Proteins from a single region of Ailuropoda melanoleuca isolate Jingjing chromosome 15, ASM200744v2, whole genome shotgun sequence:
- the LOC105241236 gene encoding protein adenylyltransferase SelO isoform X1: MVRVRKPRRSAGSACGPAVRLPGPGAGNLAQEELRPLPGRGFSLLPGLAPPARCWDCGAQLRALPKRLPELAGAACRPPACSGTFCLGEPSLPSPCPPPRGARSSSGHSKNGPLGDRLLAGAATGRQTSNRQLFCSEYLGRAMTPRIGFPFCCLMWGLLCPPLFLMGVTCHAVVRCSLPPGLQGSARLLHLSTNVSSHELGYCEAEAKLASSLDFWTLSSENLIAVLPVDPVQENYVRKVKNCIFSIAFPTPFKSRVRLVAVSKEVLEDILDLDLSVSETDDFIQLASGEKIVSGSIPLAHRYGGYQFGIWAGQLGDGRAHLIGIYTNRQGEKWELQLKGSGKTPYSRNGDGRAVLRSSVREFLCSEAMHSLGIPTSRAASLVVSDDEVWRDQFYNGNIVKERGAIVLRVAKSWFRIGSLEILAHYGELDLLRTLLDFIIWDHFPSVKVTEPNRYVDFFSIVVSKTAQLIALWMSVGFAHGVCNTDNFSLLPITIDYGPFGFMEAYNPDFVPNTSDDERRYKIGNQANIGMFNLNKLLQALNPLLDPRQKQLAAQILEGYPVLYYTRFRDLFKAKLGLLGERKGDDDLIAFLLHLMEKTEADFTMTFRQLSEMTQSQLEELDIPQQFWALKMISKHKLFPAWVSQYLLRLNSNTNDSDSERRKRMTTVNPRYVLKNWMAESAVRKAERNDFSEVRLLQHILQHPFQKHSAAEKAGYSSPTPSWAKDLRVSCSS, translated from the exons ATGGTCCGAGTCCGAAAGCCGCGGCGGAGCGCTGGCTCCGCCTGTGGCCCGGCGGTCCGCCTCCCGGGACCCGGAGCCGGAAACTTGGCACAGGAAGAACTTCGGCCCCTCCCGGGCCGCGGCTTCTCGCTCCTCCCCGGGCTGGCGCCACCCGCGCGCTGCTGGGACTGCGGCGCGCAACTTCGGGCACTCCCTAAGCGCCTGCCCGAGCTCGCGGGAGCGGCCTGTCGCCCCCCTGCCTGCTCCGGTACCTTCTGTCTGGGCGAGCCGTCGCTCCCGAGCCCCTGCCCGCCGCCCCGGGGAGCCAGGAGCTCCAGCGGTCACAGTAAAAATGGACCTTTGGGAGACCGGCTGTTAGCAGGAGCTGCCACGGGGCGCCAGACCTCCAATCGCCAGCTCTTCTGTTCTGAGTATTTAGGCAGAGCTATGACTCCAAGAATCGGGTTCCCGTTCTGCTGCCTAATGTGGGGACTTCTGTGTCCGCCGTTGTTTCTTATGGGCGTGACCTGCCACGCCGTTGTCCGCTGCTCGTTGCCACCTGGCCTTCAAGGAAGTGCCCGCCTTTTGCATCTTTCCACTAACGTGTCGAGCCACGAGCTGGGCTATTGTGAGGCAGAAGCTAAATTAGCCTCGTCTCTCGACTTTTGGACTCTGTCCTCTGAAAACCTTATAG CTGTGTTGCCAGTTGATCCTGTTCAAGAAAATTATGTTCGTAAAgtgaaaaactgtattttttcaaTTGCCTTCCCTACTCCCTTCAAATCAAGAGTACGTCTTGTAGCAGTTTCAAAG gaAGTTCTAGAAGATATTTTGGACCTTGACTTATCTGTCTCAGAAACAGATGATTTTATCCAGCTTGCGAGTGGTGAAAAGATAGTATCTGGATCCATTCCACTGGCTCACAGATATGGTGGGTACCAG tTTGGGATATGGGCAGGTCAGCTTGGGGATGGAAGAGCCCACCTTATTGGAATTTACACAAACAG gCAGGGTGAAAAGTGGGAGCTCCAATTAAAAGGCTCAGGAAAGACCCCATACTCCCG AAATGGTGATGGCAGAGCTGTTCTTCGTTCCTCAGTGAGAGAATTTTTATGCAGTGAGGCTATGCACTCTCTTGGAATTCCAACCAGCAGAGCTGCAAG TCTGGTCGTGAGTGATGATGAAGTATGGAGAGATCAGTTCTACAATGGAAACATTGTGAAAGAACGAG GTGCAATAGTGCTGCGTGTTGCAAAATCATGGTTCAGAATTGGATCATTAGAAATTTTGGCTCATTATGGTGAACTGGATTTACTAAG gACATTATTGGACTTCATCATATGGGACCATTTCCCCTCAGTGAAGGTCACAGAACCAAACAGATATGTG gattttttctctATTGTGGTATCAAAGACGGCACAACTCATTGCCTTGTGGATGTCTGTTGGTTTTGCTCACG GTGTTTGTAATACCGATAACTTCAGTTTGTTACCTATTACAATTGACTATGGCCCATTTGGTTTTATGGAAGCCTATAATCCAG attttgtCCCAAACACATCTGATGatgaaagaagatataaaataggaaatcagGCCAATATTGGGATGTTTAATTTAAACAAGTTGTTGCAAGCTTTAAACCCCTTACTGGATCCTAGGCAAAAGCAGTT AGCGGCTCAGATTCTTGAGGGATATCCTGTTCTTTATTATACAAG ATTTAGAGACTTGTTCAAAGCCAAACTGGGGTTACTTGGAGAAAGGAAGGGTGATGATGATTTAATTGCATTTCTCTTACAt ctCATGGAAAAGACAGAAGCTGATTTTACAATGACATTTCGTCAGCTCAGCGAGATGACTCAAAGCCAATTAGAGGAGCTCGACATTCCCCAG CAATTCTGGGCACTGAAGATGATTTCGAAGCACAAGCTTTTTCCTGCCTGGGTGTCCCAGTACCTTTTGAGACTGAACAG TAACACGAATGATTCAgattctgaaagaagaaaaagaatgacaa